The Vicingaceae bacterium genome segment TGTGAGATGAGCCCATTCGTGTATGAAAATTATGAAAAACTCAAAAGATGGCAAGTCCCCATTGATGGTGATCAGCGGATATTTTCTTGTTTTGAAAGGGGGACGGAAATCTCCTAATTTTGATGAACGAGAACGGGAGATTTTAATATCAAACGTCACCGGGAGATGCTTGATCCATGAAGCAATTAAGTTAAATGATCCCTGAGGCAAATAGGGATGCAGTAGATTATGAAAGTATGCAATATCGTTTTTCATGTCATCAGTTGGTAACTAATCAAAGCTGCAAAATAGGCAATGGATGTGAATAATAAAAATTGTAACAAAGGCCAGCGCCAACTATTCGTTTCTTTTTTCACGATGGCTATTGTTGCCATACATTGCATCGCATACGCATAAAATATCAATAGGGAAATGATGGCAGGAAGCGTAAAAACGGCAGAGCCGTCTTCATGTCTTGCGGCTTTGAGTTTTTCTTTCAAAAGGTAAGAATTTTCAGATTGGTCAACGCTGTAAAGAGTAGATACCGTTCCAACAAAAATTTCCCTTGCAGCAAATGAGCTGAGTATGCCTACACCTATTTTCCAGTCATAACCAAGAGGACGCAAAGCCGGTTCGATTTTTTTACCCATGATGCCGAGATAAGAGTGGTCGATATGATTCTTTTTTTGGGGCAGTAAATCATCCGAGGGTCCATAGGCCGACAATGTCCAAATGATGATGCTGAAGGCCATTATTATTTTTCCTGCATCAAACAAAAAAGAACGGGATTTAATCCAAACATCCGTAAAAATGTTTCTCCATTGAGGTGTTTTGTATAGAGGCATTTCCATGACAAATCCCGAAGGTTGTTTGTTATTAAACGTGATGGAAAGAATTTTGGCAAGAATCAAGGCAGAAATAAATCCTAAAAGGTAAATACCAAACAACAACACGCCTTTTGTATTCAAAACCGTTGATGTATTTTGTTCTTGTAGCAGGGAAATTAATAAAGTGTAGATAGGCAGGCGTGCAGAGCAGGAGATTAGTGGAATAATAAAAATGGTGATCAAACGTTCTCTTGTATTTTCGATAAGCCGTGTGCCCATTATGGAAGGGACGGCACATGCCATGCCTCCCATCAGAGGAATAATGGCTTTACCGTTCAAACCAAACGGGCGAAAGATACGGTCCATCAAAAAACTAATTCTTGACATATAACCAATCTCTTCCAAGATGCCAATAAATAGAAACAACATGACAATTTGCGGCAAAAAAACTGCAATTCCACTTAATCCGGCCATTACACCGTCGATCAAAAGATTGCGAAGCACACCATCAGGAAGAATATTTTCAATCAAACCTGACAATGTGGCAAAACCATATTCAATCCATTCCATGGGAGCTTCGGCCAGGGTGAAAATGGATTGAAAAATCAAAAAAAGTACAAACAGAAAAATCAAAACACCCCATACAGGATGGGTTAAAATATTGTCAATTTTACGTGTAATGAGTGTATCTTTTAGCTCTCCAGGTTGAATCAAAACCTGAGAAACGATATTGCGAACCTTTTCCACGCGTTTTGTAAATAAATCTGCATTTTCACCTATAACATCTTTGTGGAGGACGGGTTTATAATTTTTGAAATTGTCCGGCGAATTCAAAAATTCGATGATTTTTCCGGTACCTTTGTTGATTCTTGCATTCAAAGGAAAAACCGGCACTCCGTTCAAAAGTTTCGAAAGCAGTTTGAGATCGATACCGGCTTGACTTCTCTCGAGTATATCCATCATGTTGATTACGAGAGCGCATGGTTTGCCCAAGTCAATGATTTGTGTGGCGATGATCAGTCCTTTGTATAGATATGACGCGTCGACCACTATCAAAATCAAATCGTCGGAAGAGGCATTTTCCAATTCTTTTCTGACTATTTTTTCTTCCGGTGAAAAACCATTTATGTTGTATATTCCCGGCAGGTCGACTATTTCTATTTGATGTCCGCCGGGTAATTTGATATAACCGGTTTTTTTTTCCACCGTAACGCCGGGGTAATTCCCGGTTTTTTGATTAAGTCCGGTCAGATTGTTAAACAGTGTGGTTTTACCCGTGTTGGGGTTGCCAATAAGATAGATTTTGCCAAAGTTGCCTTGATTATTATGTGTTTCTCGGGTCAAACCTTATTTTTTCTGTGGCAAAATTATATAGCAGATTAATTTAATGATAAAACCGAATAGTTTATTTGTCAACAAGATGATCGGCAGCGATCGAATCAACGAGGATTTTTTGGGCATCTTCTCTGCGAAGCGAGAGGAAGAATCCGTTAACGTTCAATTGCAATGGATCGCCAAGAGGGGCTATTCGCTCAATTACCAATTCCATTTCCGGAAGTATGCCTAAATTTAACAATTGCATTCGGAGTAATTGATCGTTGATATGTTTTATGCGTACCTTTTTTTTCAAAGGCACTTCCGAAAGTTTTAACAATTGGTCATGTTCCGGCATCATGTATTTATTCATACTGCAAATGTAAACAAGGATTGCGGATGAATCAATGCCACAAAAATGGTATTTTGCATCCCGAATTATCTTTGATGTTTACCGGGAGCCCATCCTTTGACCGATAGATAAGCATTTCCACTTTCGATGGCCGGATCTTCCAGTGTGGTGGCCATACTGTCGTTCCATCGGTTTAAAAAGCCAAATAAAGCCACCACGCCGGTAATTTCTACAATCTCTCCTTCGTCCCAATATTTACGTAAATTTTCGGCAATGGTATCATCTACAGAATTGGGCACAGTGGATGCAGCCAAGGCAAAATCCAATGCTGCACGTTCTGCGTCATTAAATGCGGGGTGAGTTTTATAATCCCAGATATTGACCAGTTTTTCTTTTTCGGCACCATAACGTTCGGCTGCCCTGATGGCATGTGCCTGACAGTAGCGACATCCGGCTGCATAACTGCTGATGTATGCGATCAACCTTTTTAATGAGGAGCTGACTCTGCCTTGATTTTGCATCACCGCTTTGTTGAGCTCTATAAAAGCATGTGCAATTGCAGGACGGTGAAACATTGTTTTCACACTATTTGGGCAGAAGCCCAAAGTTTCATCATAAAATTTTATTAATTTTTGAAATTCGGGGTCATTTTCTCCAATTACAGGATTGACAAGAGGTTTTTTCATGATTTTTTATGTTTTTGATTAATGTCGTTATCTATTTGATAACCCCATTTTGGGCAATCATTGCAACGGTTTTTTTTTCTCAATAATCCACAAGAAACAAAGATGCCCGAAATAAAGAGTATCATCAAAAATTTCATATGCTTCATGGGTACAATTATTTTAATATTCCTGATATTATTTCACATCCTAAATAACAAATGTAAACATTTCGATCAAATAACTTGCAAGGTTTATAGATATTAATTTTTTCTGATGGTGACGTATTCAATAAGCATTTCCATTGATTCGGCAGCAGGATTGCGTGGCATTGATTTTAAAATTTCAAGGGCTTTTTGTTTGTATTCGTTCATTTTGTTTTCGGCATAGGCAATGCCCCCGCATTTAATCACTTGATTCACAACAAACTGTACTTTGTCTTTATCGTTTTCATTGTTTTTGACGATGCGCATGATTTGTTTTTTTGTTTTGTTGTCACAATTTTGCAGAGTGAAAATCAAAGGGAGAGTCATTTTCCTTTCTTTAATATCAATGGCGTGAGGTTTGCCGGTTTCGGCTGATTCGTCATAGTCAAACAAGTCGTCTTTGATTTGAAAAGCCATGCCAATGTCTTTTCCCAATTGATACATTTGAGAGACGACGTATTGGTCTTTGGTAACGGACAATGTACCGGCGGCACAACATGCAGCAATGAGTGCCGCCGTTTTTTGTTCGATTATTTGATAGTAGATTTCTTCTGTAATGTCGAGACGACGTGCCTTTTCAAGTTGCAATAACTCCCCTTCGCTCATCATTTTGACAGCTCCGGACAATATTTGCAACATGTCGTATTCTTTGTTTTCCAACGACAATAAAAGTCCTTTGGAGAGGAGATAATCGCCAACCAGGACGGCGATTTTGTTTTTCCATAAAGCATTGATCGAGAAAAAACCCCTGCGGTAATACGATTCGTCTACTACATCATCATGCACAAGTGTGGCTGTGTGCAAAAGTTCGATCAATGAAGCGGCAATATACGTGCTTTGATTGACATCGCCGTGCATTCTGGCACTTAAGAAAACAAGCATCGGACGTAGTTGTTTGCCTTTTCGTTTTACAATGTAGTGCATGATGGTATCGAGCAATGGTACATGGCTTTTCAAAGCATTCTTAAAATAACTTTCGAAAAGCGCCATGTCTTCTTTGATAGGTTTTTTGATATTTTCTATAATTTTTGTCACGGCTCAAAAGTAAATAAAGTAAACCATCTGCATGTCAATCTTGTTTAATCAATTTCCAGAACACCTATTTTAAAACGATTGCCATATTTTATTGCTTTAAAAACAATCTTTCCGGGAGCAATGTTTACGGCAGTATAAGGCATCCAGTAGTAGCTGCCTTTGCCGGGTTTGAACATTCTATAAATTTTTTTTGAACCTTCGGCATCCAACTTGTATAAATAAGGCGCCATGGTTCGTAAAGCATTCATGGCTTTAGGGTTCGAAAGACGGTCGATGTTTTTTTCATGATCGTTGTATAATAGAAAAAAAGAATCTTTGTATGGAATAAGTGCGAAAGAAGAATAGATACCACCGTCATTCATAGTTTCTTGACGTTTGACAAAAGGTGTCTGATAAATTATAGTTCCGTTGCTGTCAATCGCTGTAGACAATATGGTGCCAAACATATAGTGTCGGTTACAATACAAGAGTCCTGTACGAAAATCGGTGTAGCATTGTTCATATTCTTTTTGTTGTTCGACGAAGAAAAACAATTCTTTTTGTTTTCCCGGTAAAGCATAGATGATATGCAGATCTTCGATACCGGGATCTTTGGTTTTAGACTCGCCAAACCAACGAATTAGCTGTGAAGGGTCCCAATCATATTTGACCGAATATTTCAATGCATAGTCCGGGTAGTCGAGACGCAGTGCAAAAATGCCTCTGATGCGCGATTTGTTGTTTTTGGTGTAGGTGCCGGCAATGTATACATTAGACATCCCGTCAATTAACATTTGGATTTCGAAAATATTTTCTTCGTCCAATTGAATCATCCATTCGTTCATTTTTTTGTTGACATGATCATAGGCCACCAAAGTATAGGGCAATGAAAACATCCTTGATTGTTCTTTGGTGTTTGATTGTCCCAACAGAAAAACATTTCCGTCGTTGTTGGTTTGCAATGCGATGAGATGAAAATTTGAAGGATTTTCGTCATATTTCCAGTAATGCTCCCAAAGTAAGTTGATATTTTCGTCATATTGTATTAACAGAATATCCGATGAGTCGGAATTCCGGGCATTTTTAACGGCAAATGTCAAAAAGTTTCCGGCAGGTGAGATTGAAAAAAATACGTCTGCAGAACTTCTCCGGTCCGGCAATTCTATATTTTGGAGAAGCATGCTTCTTAACAATTGACCTTGGTC includes the following:
- a CDS encoding ferrous iron transport protein B, which translates into the protein MTRETHNNQGNFGKIYLIGNPNTGKTTLFNNLTGLNQKTGNYPGVTVEKKTGYIKLPGGHQIEIVDLPGIYNINGFSPEEKIVRKELENASSDDLILIVVDASYLYKGLIIATQIIDLGKPCALVINMMDILERSQAGIDLKLLSKLLNGVPVFPLNARINKGTGKIIEFLNSPDNFKNYKPVLHKDVIGENADLFTKRVEKVRNIVSQVLIQPGELKDTLITRKIDNILTHPVWGVLIFLFVLFLIFQSIFTLAEAPMEWIEYGFATLSGLIENILPDGVLRNLLIDGVMAGLSGIAVFLPQIVMLFLFIGILEEIGYMSRISFLMDRIFRPFGLNGKAIIPLMGGMACAVPSIMGTRLIENTRERLITIFIIPLISCSARLPIYTLLISLLQEQNTSTVLNTKGVLLFGIYLLGFISALILAKILSITFNNKQPSGFVMEMPLYKTPQWRNIFTDVWIKSRSFLFDAGKIIMAFSIIIWTLSAYGPSDDLLPQKKNHIDHSYLGIMGKKIEPALRPLGYDWKIGVGILSSFAAREIFVGTVSTLYSVDQSENSYLLKEKLKAARHEDGSAVFTLPAIISLLIFYAYAMQCMATIAIVKKETNSWRWPLLQFLLFTSIAYFAALISYQLMT
- a CDS encoding fusion protein produces the protein MKKPLVNPVIGENDPEFQKLIKFYDETLGFCPNSVKTMFHRPAIAHAFIELNKAVMQNQGRVSSSLKRLIAYISSYAAGCRYCQAHAIRAAERYGAEKEKLVNIWDYKTHPAFNDAERAALDFALAASTVPNSVDDTIAENLRKYWDEGEIVEITGVVALFGFLNRWNDSMATTLEDPAIESGNAYLSVKGWAPGKHQR
- a CDS encoding polyprenyl synthetase; its protein translation is MALFESYFKNALKSHVPLLDTIMHYIVKRKGKQLRPMLVFLSARMHGDVNQSTYIAASLIELLHTATLVHDDVVDESYYRRGFFSINALWKNKIAVLVGDYLLSKGLLLSLENKEYDMLQILSGAVKMMSEGELLQLEKARRLDITEEIYYQIIEQKTAALIAACCAAGTLSVTKDQYVVSQMYQLGKDIGMAFQIKDDLFDYDESAETGKPHAIDIKERKMTLPLIFTLQNCDNKTKKQIMRIVKNNENDKDKVQFVVNQVIKCGGIAYAENKMNEYKQKALEILKSMPRNPAAESMEMLIEYVTIRKN